DNA sequence from the Arthrobacter crystallopoietes genome:
GGGTGAGCCTGCGGCTGAGATCACCACCAGTTCCTCGGAAAGCAGGGGGATCAGTTCGGTGCCCGGTACGGATGGTTCGGTGCCACGGGTGACCATCAGGGCGAGGTCCAGTGCGTTCTCGTTCAGGGCGTCCACCAGTGAGCGCGAGCCTGCCTCGGTGATGTGCAGGTCCACTCCAGGATGCGCGGCCCGGAAGGCTGCGAGAACGTCGGAGACCAGTGAGACGCAGAGAGTCGGCGGGGCGCCGAGCCGGACATGACCGCGGCGCAGCCCTGCCAGTTCGTCCATCTGCTCGCGAGCGAACCGCGCGTCAGCGAGCATCCGCCGGGCGATGGGCAACAGCACTCCCCCTGCGTCGGTCAGTGTCACCCCCGCCGGTCCACGACGGAAGAGCTTAGTGCCTAGGTCAGCCTCCAGAGCAGCGATTTGCCGGCTCAGGGAGGGTTGGGCGAGGAAGAGCTCCTCGGCAGCCCGGGTGAAGTGGCCCATACGCGCCACGGCCTCGAAGGAAGATAACTGCTCAAGTTTCATTATAGCCTTTGTGCATCACGATGAGTAGAACAATGCATTGGACTCATCATACTCGGCTTCCTAGCATGGTCGATATGATCACACAGCATTCCAGAGAACGACTGATGTCCACCTCCGTCCTCGTCGTCGGTACCGGTGGTGCCGGGCTACGGGCTTCGATCGAACTGGCCCAGCGGGGGGTCCATGTATTGGCGGTGGGCAAGCGGCGCAAGCACGATGCTCACACCACCTTGGCAGCCGGCGGCATCAACGCCGCCCTGGGCACGATGGACCCCGAGGACAGCTGGCAGCAGCACGCCGCCGACACCCTGCGCGAATCCTATTTCTTGGCTGACCCGGCCATCGTCGAGACCGTGGCACGCAACGCCGCCGACGGAATCGGCGATCTGGAGAAATGGGGCATGCCCTTCGCCCGGGAAAAGGACGGGCGCATTTCACAGCGCTTCTTCGGCGCCCATAAGTACCGCCGCACCGCCTACGCCGGCGACTACACCGGTTTGGAAATCCAGCGCACCCTGATGCGCCGCGCGGCCGAACTGGATGTGCAGATCATCGACAGCATCTACATCACCCGCCTCCTGGTGGCCGACGGCACAGTCTTCGGTGCCTATGGATTCGATATTGTTGACGGCACACCCGTGCAGATCCTTGCCGATGCGGTGATTCTGGCAGCCGGCGGGCACACCCGTATCTGGCGCCATACCTCCTCCCGGCGGGACGAGAACACCGGCGACTCCTTCCGCCTGGCCGCTCTGGCCGGTGCCCGGGTCCGGGACGCCGAGCTGGTCCAGTTCCACCCGTCCGGACTGCTGGAACCCGACGACGCCGCCGGCACCCTCGTCTCCGAGGCAGCGCGCGGAGAAGGTGGCATCCTCACCAATGCACTGGGTGAGCGATATATGGAGCGCTACGACCCCGAGCGCATGGAGCTCTCCACCCGTGACCGGGTTGCACTGGCTGGATACACCGAGATCGCCGCGGGCCGGGGAACCGAGAAAGGCGGTGTTTACCTGGACGTCTCCCACCTGCCTCGGGAAGTCATCCTGCAGAAGCTGCCGCGCGTCTACCGCACCCTGATCGACCTGCAAATGCTGGACATCACCACAACGAAGATGGAAATCGCTCCTACCGCCCATTACTCCATGGGCGGAGTATGGGTAGCACCGGAAGACCACAGCACGGGAGTGGACGGGCTGTACGCGATCGGTGAAGCTTCCTCAGGCCTGCACGGCGCCAACCGACTGGGCGGGAACTCACTGATAGAGCTACTCGTCTACGGACGCATCACCGGCGAGCACGCCGCCGAGTACGTCACCTCCCGCACCACTGTCCACCGGGACCCCTCCGCCATCGGACTGGCCCGCACCGAAATGCAGTCACTGCTCAGTGAACGCGGAACCGAGTCAGCCCGGCGGCTGCAGCGCGAAGTGCGCAACCTCATGACCGAGCACGCCGGCGTTGTGCGCACCGAACAGGGCCTGCAGGAAGGCCTGCGCAAGCTGGCCGCCCTCGAAGAGCGCGCCCAACACATCACCGCTCGCCCCGACATCGCCGGGTTCGACGACCTCGCCCACGCCTACGATCTGCTGGGCTCGCTCCTCGCGACCCGCGCAACGCTCGAATGCGCACTGGAGCGCCGTGAGACGCGCGGCTGCCACAACCGCGCAGACTTCCCCCAGCAGGATCCGGCACTGCAAGGCAACTTCGTTTGGTCCCCAGCGGAAGGAGTCAGCTTCGAGGCTCTGGCCCCCGCCCCGGACTCCTTCCGCTCGCTAGCCGAGGTCGACGCGGACGACTCTGTAGCCGGCAAGCTCGTGGAGTAGCGGTACCCGGCCGGTCCCGAAGCTACCATCGGAATAACGAGAATCTGAGGAAGGCTGACGAGTGGCTATCACCAAGAAGACGGTACTGGAGACGAGTCTGGACATGTTCCGTGCGCAGGGGGTGACCACCATCTTCGGCAACCCCGGATCCAACGAGATTCCATTCCTCGCGGGTCTCGATGAGAGCTTCAACTTCATTCTCGGACTGCACGAGCAGGTCGTCGTGGGCATGGCTGAGGGCTACGCCCGCGCCACCGGCAGGCCTGCCCTGGTCAACCTGCATGCCGCCTCCGGGTCTGGCAACGCGATGGGCGCCCTGACCAACGCTCATTACGGCCACATCCCGATGGTCGTCCTCGCCGGACAGCAGGTCCGGCGCACCGTCGGCCAAGAGGCGATGTTGGCCAGTGTGGACGCTTCGGTCCTGCCGACCCCGCTGGTCAAGTACTCGCACGAGCCGCTGGCCGCCGCCGACGTGCCGCGTGCCCTCGCCCAAGCCGTCTTCGAAACCTCTATCCAGCCATGCGGGCCGGTCTACGTCTCCGTCCCGCTCGATGACTGGGCGGAGACCGCCCTCGACGACGATGCCCTGCTCGCCGAGCGCTCGGTGCTCGTCGCCGGCAGCCTCACCGACGGCATGGCGCAGGAGCTCATCGCCACCGTCGACGGCGCCAAGAAGCTGGCGCTCGTTGTGGGCCCCCAAGTGGATGCCGCCGCCGTCGAGGATCACACGGTCTTTGACGCCGTGGTGTCC
Encoded proteins:
- a CDS encoding LysR family transcriptional regulator, which produces MKLEQLSSFEAVARMGHFTRAAEELFLAQPSLSRQIAALEADLGTKLFRRGPAGVTLTDAGGVLLPIARRMLADARFAREQMDELAGLRRGHVRLGAPPTLCVSLVSDVLAAFRAAHPGVDLHITEAGSRSLVDALNENALDLALMVTRGTEPSVPGTELIPLLSEELVVISAAGSPLPGHARQQGGESSTPTEITLAELAHIPQVAFNRSYDLRLATDAAFSASGLTPTIAVEGAEMDAVLRFAERGLGVAVVPAMVVIDRPGLHSTRLVNPQLTRTVNLARRTDVEPSAAAAAMQRFVFDTVDRLTAPGTDLARLVTAVPRNR
- a CDS encoding FAD-binding protein → MITQHSRERLMSTSVLVVGTGGAGLRASIELAQRGVHVLAVGKRRKHDAHTTLAAGGINAALGTMDPEDSWQQHAADTLRESYFLADPAIVETVARNAADGIGDLEKWGMPFAREKDGRISQRFFGAHKYRRTAYAGDYTGLEIQRTLMRRAAELDVQIIDSIYITRLLVADGTVFGAYGFDIVDGTPVQILADAVILAAGGHTRIWRHTSSRRDENTGDSFRLAALAGARVRDAELVQFHPSGLLEPDDAAGTLVSEAARGEGGILTNALGERYMERYDPERMELSTRDRVALAGYTEIAAGRGTEKGGVYLDVSHLPREVILQKLPRVYRTLIDLQMLDITTTKMEIAPTAHYSMGGVWVAPEDHSTGVDGLYAIGEASSGLHGANRLGGNSLIELLVYGRITGEHAAEYVTSRTTVHRDPSAIGLARTEMQSLLSERGTESARRLQREVRNLMTEHAGVVRTEQGLQEGLRKLAALEERAQHITARPDIAGFDDLAHAYDLLGSLLATRATLECALERRETRGCHNRADFPQQDPALQGNFVWSPAEGVSFEALAPAPDSFRSLAEVDADDSVAGKLVE